The following coding sequences are from one Arthrobacter sp. 24S4-2 window:
- a CDS encoding pyridoxal-dependent decarboxylase codes for MLPRVDDETLDLPAPPAGHDFGSRVELALAATNHLFNSRNAPRYVAQVLQGVNAVATKLERTTKPFTGAGPEQLKARVSAVDLDRPLPDTAAALAELEEVYLQDAVYFHDAKYAAHLNCPVVIPALVGESILSAVNSSMDTWDQSAGATMIERRLIDWTAERLCLGGAADGVFTSGGSQSNLQALLIARNHAVAGLRKLPGNESRRLPGLLDKLRIFASEDSHFSIRKSASMLGLGCDAVVPVAYGPDHRMDSAALAAALAETASSGLVPMAVVGTAGTTDFGAVDPLAELAALAKAYGAWFHVDAAYGGGLMVSGRYGHRLDGIRLADSVTVDYHKTFFQPVSSSALLVRDRAMLRHVTYYADYLNPESAALADIPNQVDKSIQTTRRFDALKLWLTLRIMGADAVGALLDEAIDLAARTGEALAADPDFELAAEPQLSTLVFRYRPVLADGTRLDEHAADTLNPAIRAAVFASGEAVVAGTKVAGRHYLKFTLLNAEATPEDINVIIGLLRRTGAALLTGQEAAA; via the coding sequence CTGTTGCCCCGTGTGGATGATGAGACCCTGGACCTGCCTGCCCCGCCTGCCGGGCATGATTTCGGCTCCCGGGTGGAGCTCGCCCTCGCCGCCACCAACCACCTTTTCAACTCCCGCAATGCACCCCGCTACGTGGCGCAGGTGCTCCAGGGCGTCAATGCGGTCGCCACCAAGCTGGAGCGGACCACCAAGCCGTTCACCGGCGCCGGACCCGAGCAACTCAAGGCGCGCGTCAGCGCCGTCGACCTGGACCGCCCGCTGCCGGACACTGCCGCGGCGCTGGCGGAACTCGAAGAGGTCTACCTGCAGGACGCCGTCTACTTCCATGACGCGAAGTACGCCGCCCACCTGAACTGCCCCGTGGTCATTCCGGCGCTGGTGGGGGAGAGCATCCTCTCGGCCGTGAATTCGTCCATGGACACCTGGGACCAAAGCGCGGGCGCCACCATGATCGAACGCCGGCTCATCGACTGGACGGCCGAGCGGCTGTGCCTTGGCGGCGCCGCAGACGGCGTCTTCACCTCGGGCGGCAGCCAGTCCAACCTCCAGGCGCTGCTGATTGCACGCAACCACGCTGTCGCAGGGCTGCGGAAGCTCCCCGGCAATGAATCCCGCCGGCTGCCCGGCCTGCTGGACAAGCTGCGCATTTTCGCGTCCGAGGACAGCCACTTCAGCATCCGCAAGTCCGCGTCCATGCTGGGCCTGGGGTGCGACGCCGTCGTGCCGGTCGCGTACGGGCCGGACCACCGCATGGACTCCGCCGCGCTTGCCGCCGCACTCGCGGAGACCGCCAGTTCCGGGCTGGTTCCGATGGCGGTTGTTGGCACGGCGGGCACAACCGACTTTGGTGCCGTGGATCCGCTCGCCGAGCTCGCCGCCCTCGCCAAGGCATACGGCGCCTGGTTCCACGTGGACGCCGCCTACGGCGGCGGGCTCATGGTTTCAGGCCGCTACGGGCACCGCCTGGACGGAATCCGGCTGGCCGATTCGGTCACGGTGGACTACCACAAGACCTTCTTCCAACCCGTCAGCTCCAGTGCCCTGCTGGTACGGGACCGGGCCATGCTGCGCCACGTTACCTACTACGCGGACTACCTGAACCCGGAGAGCGCCGCCCTGGCGGACATCCCCAACCAGGTGGACAAGAGCATCCAGACCACCCGCCGCTTTGACGCCCTGAAGCTCTGGCTCACGCTCCGGATCATGGGCGCGGATGCAGTGGGTGCCCTGCTGGACGAGGCGATCGACCTCGCTGCCCGCACCGGGGAGGCACTGGCCGCCGACCCCGACTTCGAGCTCGCCGCCGAACCCCAGCTCAGCACGCTGGTGTTCCGCTACCGCCCAGTCCTGGCTGACGGGACGCGCCTGGATGAGCACGCTGCGGACACCCTCAACCCTGCCATCAGGGCCGCCGTCTTTGCCTCGGGGGAGGCGGTCGTGGCCGGAACCAAGGTGGCCGGCAGGCACTACCTGAAATTCACGCTGCTGAACGCGGAGGCCACCCCGGAGGACATCAACGTGATCATCGGCCTGCTCCGCCGAACCGGCGCAGCGCTGCTGACCGGGCAGGAGGCCGCCGCATGA
- a CDS encoding lysine N(6)-hydroxylase/L-ornithine N(5)-oxygenase family protein: MSDANSGTSGAGHIYDFAGIGVGPFNLGLAALTEPVDGVDAVFLERRDSFDWHPGMMLEPAHLQVPFMADLVTLADPTSPYSFLNFLKQTGRLYRFYIRENFYPLRAEYNQYCQWVAGQLDSVHFGTDVRDITYDGGVYTLSADGPTGPEVLRARRLVLGTGTSPYIPAACDGIVEATANGRGLVLHNADYLSRKSELQKQRSITIVGSGQSAAEIYYELLQEIDVHGYQLNWVTRSGRFFPLEYTKLTLEMTSPEYVDYFHGLPQDQRDGLIKSQKNLYKGINSELIDAIYDLLYIKSLSGIVDTRLLTHSALTGASWDPAAGSHTLQLRHGEQGADYSLDTDAVVLATGYGYREPEFLAGVQDRIARDGAGRFAVERNYSTGVEPGEIFVQNAELHTHGFVTPDLGMAAYRNSCILREIAGHEVYPVERSIAFQQFGVRGQPELPAGARQAAQPESAEVHA, encoded by the coding sequence ATGAGCGACGCCAACTCCGGCACCTCCGGGGCAGGCCACATTTACGACTTTGCCGGGATCGGCGTCGGGCCCTTCAACCTGGGGCTTGCGGCGCTCACCGAGCCTGTGGACGGGGTCGATGCGGTGTTCCTGGAGCGCCGCGACTCGTTCGACTGGCACCCCGGGATGATGCTGGAGCCCGCCCACCTGCAGGTCCCGTTCATGGCGGACCTCGTGACGCTCGCGGACCCCACCTCCCCGTATTCCTTCCTGAACTTCCTCAAACAGACCGGCCGGCTCTACCGCTTCTATATCCGGGAGAACTTCTATCCCCTGCGCGCCGAGTACAACCAGTACTGCCAGTGGGTGGCCGGCCAGCTCGATTCCGTGCACTTCGGCACGGACGTCCGGGACATCACGTACGACGGCGGCGTGTACACGCTTTCGGCGGACGGTCCCACGGGGCCGGAGGTGCTGCGCGCCAGGCGGCTGGTGCTTGGCACCGGAACGTCCCCCTATATTCCCGCGGCCTGTGACGGAATAGTCGAGGCGACAGCCAACGGCCGCGGACTGGTCCTCCACAACGCCGATTACTTGTCGAGGAAGAGTGAGCTGCAGAAGCAGCGGAGTATCACCATCGTGGGCAGCGGCCAGAGCGCGGCGGAAATCTACTACGAGCTCCTGCAGGAAATCGACGTCCACGGGTACCAGCTGAACTGGGTCACCCGCTCGGGCCGGTTCTTCCCGCTGGAGTACACCAAGCTCACGCTCGAGATGACGTCCCCGGAGTACGTGGACTATTTCCACGGCCTCCCGCAGGACCAGCGCGACGGCCTCATCAAGAGCCAGAAGAACCTGTACAAGGGCATCAACTCCGAGCTCATCGACGCCATCTACGACCTCCTGTACATCAAGAGCCTCTCCGGGATCGTGGACACCCGGCTGTTGACGCATTCGGCGCTCACCGGTGCCTCCTGGGACCCGGCAGCCGGGTCCCACACCCTGCAGCTGCGGCACGGGGAACAGGGCGCCGACTATTCGCTGGACACCGACGCGGTGGTGCTTGCCACTGGCTACGGCTACCGGGAGCCCGAGTTCCTGGCAGGCGTGCAGGACCGCATCGCAAGGGACGGCGCCGGAAGGTTCGCCGTCGAGCGCAACTACAGCACCGGCGTCGAACCCGGGGAGATCTTTGTCCAGAACGCCGAACTCCACACCCACGGCTTCGTCACGCCGGACCTGGGCATGGCCGCCTACCGCAACTCCTGCATCCTGCGCGAAATCGCAGGGCACGAGGTCTATCCCGTGGAGCGCAGCATCGCATTCCAG